One Ethanoligenens harbinense YUAN-3 genomic window carries:
- a CDS encoding DNA-directed RNA polymerase subunit omega — translation MLKLSVNDIVRNNENCYSFVVAVSKRARQIAEEQRDEGTIPDERPVDMAVEEFMEGKFHILQPDLNAEAEADAEEEAKLRAEEDAIAKLRAEEARQDKNGADGQQS, via the coding sequence ATGCTGAAGTTATCGGTCAATGACATTGTCCGCAACAATGAAAACTGTTATTCGTTTGTGGTCGCGGTGTCCAAGCGCGCCCGCCAGATCGCGGAGGAACAGCGCGATGAAGGGACCATTCCGGATGAACGCCCGGTGGACATGGCGGTGGAGGAATTTATGGAAGGCAAGTTCCATATTCTCCAGCCGGACCTGAACGCCGAAGCTGAAGCGGACGCGGAGGAAGAAGCCAAACTGCGCGCCGAAGAGGATGCTATTGCCAAACTGCGCGCGGAAGAAGCACGGCAGGATAAGAATGGGGCGGACGGACAGCAGTCCTGA
- the rsmB gene encoding 16S rRNA (cytosine(967)-C(5))-methyltransferase RsmB — translation MAQAREVALSVLLRMEQDDSYSNLLLDAELEKAALSRRDAALATALVYGVVARRITLDYLLETASGRPVQKMQPVLRAILRLGAYQLCYLDKIPARAAVNEAVQLAKKRHLGHASGFVNGVLRGLDRKRGALPFPSEEADVLRAWEVRYSCPRALIALWRQAYGPERTREILEQLNAVPPLAVRVNTLRTTPDALRAELAEAGIEAAPDASVPDALLLSHSADLRTLPAFTEGCFFVQDIASQMACAALDPQPGETVYDLCAAPGGKSFTLALHMRGQGMVRAFDLHAHRVRLIEEGAGWLGLSGIVQASVRDATGGEPLPPADRVLCDVPCSGLGVIRRKPEIRYKNPKIFDGLPDLQYHILCDGAANLKPGGVLVYSTCALNPAENEAVVRRFLDGHAGFEPVPFPSAPAGNATLFPQADGTDGFFIAKLLRRS, via the coding sequence GTGGCGCAGGCGCGCGAAGTCGCGCTTTCGGTGTTGCTGCGTATGGAGCAGGACGATTCCTATTCCAACCTGCTGCTGGACGCCGAACTGGAAAAGGCGGCGCTTTCCAGACGGGACGCGGCGCTTGCCACCGCGTTGGTCTACGGCGTGGTTGCGCGCCGCATCACATTGGACTATTTGCTGGAAACGGCGTCCGGCCGGCCGGTGCAGAAGATGCAGCCCGTGCTGCGCGCAATTTTGCGGCTGGGTGCGTACCAGCTTTGCTATCTGGATAAAATACCCGCAAGGGCCGCGGTGAACGAAGCCGTGCAGCTTGCAAAGAAGCGGCATCTGGGGCACGCATCCGGGTTTGTCAACGGTGTACTGCGCGGGCTGGACAGGAAACGTGGTGCACTGCCGTTTCCTTCGGAAGAAGCCGACGTGCTGCGCGCGTGGGAGGTGCGGTATTCCTGCCCGCGTGCGCTCATCGCACTCTGGCGGCAGGCCTATGGGCCGGAGCGGACACGGGAGATTCTGGAGCAGCTCAACGCCGTGCCGCCGCTGGCCGTGCGGGTGAACACGCTGCGCACCACACCGGACGCACTCCGGGCGGAACTGGCGGAGGCGGGCATCGAGGCCGCACCGGACGCGTCGGTGCCGGACGCGTTGCTGCTTTCCCACTCCGCTGATCTGCGCACGCTGCCCGCGTTCACGGAAGGGTGTTTTTTTGTGCAGGACATCGCTTCGCAGATGGCCTGCGCCGCGCTCGATCCACAGCCGGGTGAAACGGTGTATGACCTGTGCGCCGCGCCGGGTGGCAAGAGCTTCACGTTGGCGCTGCACATGCGCGGGCAGGGAATGGTGCGGGCATTCGACCTGCATGCGCACCGCGTCCGGCTCATTGAGGAAGGCGCTGGGTGGCTGGGCCTTTCGGGCATCGTGCAAGCGTCTGTGCGGGACGCGACAGGCGGCGAACCACTCCCGCCTGCCGACCGCGTGCTCTGTGATGTGCCCTGCTCCGGGCTGGGCGTGATCCGCCGAAAACCGGAAATCCGCTACAAAAACCCCAAAATATTTGACGGACTGCCCGATTTACAGTATCATATACTTTGTGATGGCGCAGCGAACCTCAAACCGGGGGGCGTGCTGGTCTATTCCACCTGCGCGCTTAACCCCGCCGAAAACGAAGCGGTGGTCCGCCGTTTTCTGGACGGGCACGCCGGGTTTGAGCCGGTGCCGTTCCCCAGTGCGCCCGCGGGCAACGCAACGCTGTTCCCGCAGGCGGATGGGACGGATGGCTTCTTCATCGCAAAGCTGCTCCGCCGTTCGTAA
- the fmt gene encoding methionyl-tRNA formyltransferase: protein MRIVFMGTPAFAVETFRRIVADGHEIGGVFTQPDKPQGRKMRLTPPPVKLAAEEIGAPVFQPATLKDPAVQRTIFNLAPQVIVVVAYGQILPEKVLNIPKLGCINLHASLLPHYRGAAPIQWAVINGERETGVTTMHMAKGLDTGDMILKRTVPIGEDETYGELHDKLMRVGARLVSETLPLLESGNAPREKQDDALATYAPRITHETGLLDFAKSAAAAHNLVRGLSPAPGAYTNFRGKGLKVWSTRLSGVRNGVPGTVFPDGETLEVLCGDGCCVRLLEVQEQGGKRMDVALYLRGHHPLPGERMGV, encoded by the coding sequence ATGCGTATCGTATTTATGGGTACACCGGCGTTTGCTGTGGAAACATTCCGGCGCATCGTGGCGGACGGCCATGAGATCGGCGGCGTGTTTACCCAGCCGGACAAACCGCAGGGGCGGAAAATGCGCCTGACGCCCCCGCCCGTCAAGCTGGCGGCCGAGGAAATCGGAGCGCCGGTTTTTCAGCCCGCCACACTCAAAGACCCGGCCGTCCAGCGCACTATTTTCAATTTGGCGCCGCAGGTGATCGTGGTGGTGGCCTATGGGCAGATTTTGCCCGAAAAGGTGCTGAACATCCCGAAGCTCGGCTGCATCAACCTGCATGCGTCGCTTCTGCCGCACTACCGCGGGGCCGCGCCCATTCAGTGGGCCGTCATCAACGGGGAACGGGAAACGGGTGTGACCACGATGCACATGGCCAAAGGGCTGGATACCGGCGACATGATCCTCAAAAGGACCGTGCCCATCGGCGAAGACGAAACCTATGGCGAACTGCACGACAAACTCATGCGTGTGGGCGCACGGCTTGTGTCCGAGACCCTGCCGCTGCTCGAGAGCGGCAACGCCCCGCGCGAAAAGCAGGACGACGCGCTGGCCACCTATGCGCCCCGCATCACGCATGAGACGGGCCTGCTGGACTTTGCAAAGTCCGCAGCGGCGGCGCATAACTTGGTGCGCGGCCTTTCGCCCGCTCCCGGAGCGTATACAAATTTCCGCGGCAAAGGGTTGAAGGTGTGGAGCACCCGGTTGTCCGGCGTGCGGAACGGCGTGCCCGGCACGGTGTTTCCCGACGGGGAAACACTGGAAGTGCTTTGCGGCGACGGGTGCTGTGTGCGTCTGCTGGAGGTGCAGGAGCAGGGCGGCAAACGGATGGACGTCGCACTCTACCTGCGCGGTCACCACCCGCTTCCCGGCGAGCGGATGGGGGTGTAA
- the rlmN gene encoding 23S rRNA (adenine(2503)-C(2))-methyltransferase RlmN: MDEKRDLKSMDIEELGAFFRALGAPAYKAKQVFAWLHRGVGSFDEMTDQSKAFRAVLEEHALITRVQTVRRLESVLDGTVKYLFALSDGECVETVMMRYSYGDSVCISTQAGCRMGCGFCASTLGGLHRSLAPSEMLDQILAVTKDTGRKVSHVVLMGIGEPLDNYENVVKFLHLLSCKGGLNMSLRHVSLSTCGLVDGIRRLMEEKLQLTLSVSLHAPNDAIRSSIMPVNRKWGVNTLLAACRDYIEATGRRISFEYAMIDGVNDTPACAKELAARLRGMLCHVNLIPANPVKERSYQKSPAEKVERFRRLLAGFGLTVTVRRTLGADIQASCGQLRQAAR; this comes from the coding sequence ATGGATGAAAAACGTGACCTCAAATCAATGGATATCGAAGAACTCGGCGCGTTTTTCCGCGCGCTGGGCGCGCCTGCCTACAAGGCGAAGCAGGTGTTTGCCTGGCTGCACCGCGGGGTCGGTTCGTTTGATGAAATGACCGACCAGTCCAAGGCGTTCCGCGCCGTGCTGGAGGAGCATGCGCTCATCACCCGCGTGCAGACTGTGCGCAGGCTGGAATCTGTGCTCGACGGCACCGTGAAGTACCTGTTCGCCCTTTCGGACGGCGAATGTGTCGAAACGGTGATGATGCGCTATTCCTACGGCGATTCCGTCTGCATCTCCACGCAGGCGGGCTGCCGGATGGGCTGCGGGTTTTGCGCCTCCACCCTCGGCGGGCTGCACCGCTCGCTTGCACCCTCCGAAATGCTCGACCAGATTCTGGCCGTCACGAAGGATACGGGGCGCAAGGTGTCGCATGTGGTGCTGATGGGCATCGGCGAGCCGCTCGACAATTATGAGAATGTTGTAAAATTTCTGCACCTGCTTTCATGCAAAGGCGGGCTCAACATGAGTCTGCGGCATGTGTCCCTCTCAACCTGCGGGCTGGTGGACGGTATCCGCCGCCTGATGGAGGAAAAACTGCAGTTGACGCTTTCGGTGTCGCTGCACGCGCCGAACGACGCGATCCGTTCCTCCATCATGCCGGTGAACCGGAAATGGGGCGTGAACACGCTCCTGGCCGCCTGTCGGGATTATATAGAAGCGACCGGTCGGCGTATTTCGTTTGAGTATGCCATGATTGACGGGGTGAACGATACGCCCGCGTGCGCCAAAGAACTAGCGGCGCGCCTGCGCGGAATGCTCTGCCACGTCAACCTCATCCCGGCCAATCCCGTGAAAGAAAGAAGCTATCAGAAAAGCCCGGCTGAAAAAGTGGAGCGGTTTCGCCGCCTCCTGGCGGGATTCGGGCTGACAGTCACCGTGCGGCGCACGCTGGGCGCGGATATCCAGGCTTCCTGCGGGCAGCTCAGGCAGGCGGCGCGGTGA
- the priA gene encoding replication restart helicase PriA — protein sequence MQTQTVALVAVEGVAYHFDKLFSYAVPDGLRAAALPGARVVVPFGRGNRRRRGVIVSLAQQDGGRLKALFAVPDPAPLLDTQNLELAAFIKAQTFCTLYEALRLMLPVGAEVQMTRTYRAAALPPETLAMLLPEEQRVFTLLAGGPMEQARLLEKAGLPNAALPEELVQRGLLLAEDGTAQSAGAGEQMARLAVSPDEAKALLDGKMLTAKRRAVLRALLDAGEMPVHALCYQAGVTRAVVRALEKQGVAAVYERRVFRSPLRQTAPHAARPVLSEAQQRAYEGLLARYRQGASAALLYGVTGSGKTQVFLRLIEDVRADGRDVIVLVPEIALTPQAVARFYARFGGDIAVLHSGLSAGERMDEWQRVKDGKAHVVVGTRSAVFAPVAHLGAVIMDEEQEHTYKSESSPRYHARDVARFRCAKSGALLLLASATPSCESFYAARTGRYALFELPGRYGGGQMPPVLVVDMKTELQEGNDGPLSRTLVQELRRNLENGEQSILLLNRRGFNTFVSCPSCGHVFTCPHCSIALTYHSANGRMMCHYCGYSAPRPTSCPSCGASTVRFAGAGTQKAEHLLEEVFPQARILRMDMDTTAGRFAHERLFDAFGRGEYDMLVGTQMVAKGLDFPNVTLVGVLSADQSLYSGDYRAAERTFSLLTQVVGRAGRGRLSGRAVIQTQTPENETIRLAAAQDYGAFYLHEMALRQSLLYPPFCDICEIGFSGGDESAVQVLARAFLERLHRALPASGMPVRVLGPSPAAVVKVKNRYRYKIIIKCKNDRRLRALVSGLLIEFGKQKPAQGMAVFADINPLGGA from the coding sequence ATGCAGACCCAAACGGTCGCCCTTGTTGCCGTGGAGGGGGTGGCATACCATTTTGACAAACTGTTCTCCTACGCGGTGCCGGATGGGCTGCGCGCTGCGGCGCTGCCCGGCGCGCGTGTGGTCGTCCCGTTCGGCAGGGGGAACCGCCGTCGTCGTGGCGTGATCGTATCGCTTGCGCAGCAGGACGGCGGACGGCTCAAGGCGCTGTTCGCGGTGCCCGATCCGGCACCGCTGTTGGATACGCAGAATCTGGAGCTCGCGGCCTTCATCAAAGCGCAGACGTTCTGCACGCTCTACGAGGCGCTGCGGCTGATGCTGCCGGTGGGAGCGGAGGTGCAGATGACACGTACCTACCGCGCCGCCGCCTTGCCGCCCGAGACGCTGGCCATGCTCCTGCCCGAGGAGCAGCGGGTGTTTACCTTGCTGGCGGGCGGCCCGATGGAGCAGGCCAGACTGCTGGAGAAAGCGGGCCTGCCGAATGCCGCACTGCCCGAAGAACTGGTGCAGCGCGGCCTGCTGCTCGCTGAGGACGGCACCGCGCAGTCTGCGGGCGCCGGAGAACAGATGGCGCGTCTGGCCGTTTCACCGGATGAAGCAAAAGCCTTGCTGGACGGCAAAATGCTCACCGCCAAGCGCCGCGCGGTGCTCCGGGCGTTGCTGGATGCGGGCGAGATGCCGGTGCATGCGCTCTGTTATCAGGCGGGGGTGACACGTGCGGTGGTGCGTGCCCTCGAAAAACAGGGCGTGGCGGCGGTGTATGAGCGGCGGGTGTTCCGCAGCCCGCTGCGGCAGACCGCGCCGCATGCCGCCCGCCCCGTGCTTTCGGAAGCGCAGCAGCGGGCTTACGAGGGATTGCTGGCGCGCTACCGGCAGGGTGCGTCGGCGGCGCTGCTTTACGGCGTGACCGGAAGCGGAAAAACACAGGTGTTCCTGCGGCTGATCGAAGACGTGCGCGCCGACGGGCGTGACGTGATCGTGCTGGTGCCGGAGATCGCGCTCACGCCGCAGGCCGTGGCCCGATTTTACGCCCGCTTCGGCGGAGACATCGCCGTGCTGCACAGCGGCCTTTCCGCCGGGGAGCGCATGGACGAATGGCAGCGCGTGAAAGACGGCAAGGCGCATGTAGTGGTGGGCACGCGATCGGCGGTGTTCGCTCCGGTGGCGCACCTGGGTGCCGTCATCATGGACGAGGAGCAGGAGCACACTTACAAATCCGAGTCTTCCCCGCGCTACCATGCACGGGATGTGGCGCGTTTCCGCTGTGCCAAGAGCGGGGCGCTGCTGTTGCTCGCGTCGGCCACGCCGTCCTGCGAGAGTTTTTATGCCGCGCGCACGGGGCGGTATGCGCTGTTCGAATTGCCGGGGCGTTACGGCGGCGGGCAGATGCCGCCGGTGCTGGTCGTGGACATGAAAACGGAACTGCAGGAAGGCAACGACGGCCCGCTCAGCCGCACGCTGGTGCAGGAACTGCGCCGCAACCTCGAAAACGGCGAGCAGTCCATATTGCTGCTCAACCGGCGCGGCTTCAACACGTTCGTTTCCTGCCCGTCCTGCGGGCATGTGTTTACCTGTCCGCACTGCAGCATTGCGCTCACCTACCACAGCGCCAACGGGCGGATGATGTGCCACTACTGCGGCTACAGCGCGCCGCGCCCCACGTCCTGCCCGTCCTGCGGCGCATCCACGGTGCGTTTTGCCGGTGCGGGCACGCAGAAGGCCGAGCACCTGCTGGAGGAGGTCTTCCCACAGGCGCGCATCCTGCGGATGGACATGGATACCACTGCCGGCCGTTTTGCGCACGAGCGCCTGTTCGACGCGTTCGGGCGCGGGGAATATGATATGCTCGTGGGCACGCAGATGGTGGCCAAAGGGCTAGATTTCCCCAATGTCACGCTGGTGGGTGTGCTCTCGGCCGACCAGTCGCTCTATTCGGGGGATTACCGCGCGGCTGAGCGCACGTTTTCGCTGCTCACGCAGGTAGTGGGCCGGGCGGGCAGGGGGCGGCTTTCCGGCCGGGCGGTCATCCAGACGCAAACGCCCGAGAACGAGACCATCCGGCTGGCCGCCGCGCAGGATTACGGGGCGTTTTATCTGCATGAGATGGCCCTGCGGCAGTCGCTGCTCTACCCGCCGTTCTGCGATATCTGCGAGATCGGGTTTTCGGGCGGGGACGAATCCGCGGTGCAGGTGCTGGCGCGGGCGTTCTTAGAGCGGTTGCACCGGGCGCTGCCTGCCTCGGGCATGCCGGTGCGGGTGCTGGGGCCGTCGCCCGCGGCGGTGGTCAAGGTCAAGAACCGCTACCGCTATAAGATCATCATCAAGTGTAAAAACGACCGGCGCCTGCGCGCGCTGGTGTCCGGTCTTTTGATTGAATTCGGAAAACAGAAACCGGCGCAGGGCATGGCCGTCTTTGCGGATATCAATCCGCTGGGCGGCGCGTGA
- the gmk gene encoding guanylate kinase, whose protein sequence is MPERGLLLVVSGPSGAGKGTVIEELFRRRAGLFYSISATTRAPRPGEVDGEQYYFLSKEEFEQEIAQDNMLEYARYCENYYGSPRGPVEDKRAQGLDVILEIEVQGAMKVRHNCADATLVFIMPPSIEELAKRLRGRGTESEDVVRRRLETSKAEIQTASAYDYIVLNDEVERAARDVDCIITAEKLRSQRYTGGFLA, encoded by the coding sequence ATGCCTGAACGCGGGCTGCTGCTTGTGGTTTCCGGACCGTCCGGCGCCGGAAAAGGCACGGTGATTGAGGAGCTTTTCCGGCGCCGCGCCGGTCTGTTCTACTCCATTTCGGCCACCACGCGCGCCCCCCGTCCGGGCGAAGTGGACGGCGAGCAGTATTATTTCCTTTCCAAAGAGGAATTCGAACAGGAAATCGCGCAGGACAATATGCTGGAATATGCGCGTTACTGCGAGAATTATTACGGTTCGCCGCGCGGCCCGGTGGAAGACAAACGTGCGCAGGGGCTGGATGTGATCCTTGAAATCGAGGTGCAGGGCGCCATGAAGGTCCGCCACAACTGCGCCGACGCTACGCTGGTCTTCATCATGCCACCGTCCATTGAGGAACTGGCCAAACGCCTGCGCGGGCGCGGCACTGAAAGTGAGGACGTGGTGCGCAGGCGGTTGGAGACCTCCAAGGCGGAAATCCAGACGGCGAGCGCCTACGATTATATCGTGCTCAACGACGAGGTGGAGCGCGCCGCGCGCGATGTGGATTGCATCATCACCGCCGAAAAGCTGCGCTCGCAGCGCTACACAGGCGGGTTTCTGGCATAA
- a CDS encoding pseudouridine synthase: MSAKEMRLQKYLSECGETSRRKAEIWITAGRVQVNGRPARLGQSVHPSKDLVTVDGRAVAPSPKVYIALNKPRGYVTTLHDELDRRCVTDLLKGVETRVYPIGRLDRDSEGLLLLTDDGAFANALTHPRHHVPKIYHVSVRPRVTEEQVARLQNGIELDGRMTAPAKVTVLRSGSDRSVLELVLYEGRNRQIRRMCEALGLEVARLSRVAVGTVKLGGLRSGQWRELTDKEVRALERAAGLRD, translated from the coding sequence ATGAGTGCAAAAGAAATGAGACTGCAGAAATACCTTTCGGAATGCGGGGAGACCTCGCGCCGCAAGGCGGAAATATGGATCACCGCCGGCCGGGTGCAGGTCAACGGCCGTCCGGCCCGTCTGGGGCAGAGCGTGCACCCCTCCAAAGATCTTGTGACGGTGGACGGCCGCGCCGTGGCGCCCAGCCCTAAGGTCTACATAGCGCTAAACAAGCCGCGCGGGTATGTGACCACGCTGCATGACGAATTGGACAGGCGCTGCGTCACCGATCTGCTCAAAGGCGTGGAAACACGTGTCTACCCCATTGGGCGGCTGGATCGGGACAGCGAGGGCCTGCTGCTGCTCACCGACGACGGCGCCTTTGCTAATGCCCTTACCCATCCGCGTCATCATGTGCCGAAAATCTACCATGTGTCGGTGCGCCCGCGCGTGACGGAGGAGCAGGTCGCCAGGCTGCAAAACGGCATCGAGCTGGACGGCCGTATGACCGCGCCCGCCAAGGTCACGGTGCTGCGCAGCGGCAGCGACCGTTCGGTGCTGGAACTGGTGCTCTATGAGGGGCGCAACCGTCAGATCCGCCGCATGTGCGAGGCGCTGGGGCTGGAGGTCGCCAGGCTTTCCCGCGTGGCGGTGGGCACGGTGAAGCTGGGGGGACTGCGCAGCGGCCAGTGGCGCGAGCTGACGGACAAAGAAGTGCGCGCGCTCGAACGCGCCGCCGGCCTGCGGGATTGA
- a CDS encoding YicC/YloC family endoribonuclease yields MIRSMTGYGRVQQTVRGYRILLEIKAVNHRFFEFSARVPRLYGYLEEKLRTYVQRFLTRGKVEAVLTVEPENGAQTSVMLNTRLAASYINALRELQARFNLQDDLSVSTVARYADLFSVEKAPENEEDVWEAVREAADTALEGLVRMREAEGARLQADITARAERIRSLVEQVEQRSPQTVAEYRARLSTHMRDVLADAKLDENRILLEAAIYADKVSVAEETVRLKSHLAQFAAMLEGGEPVGRKLDFLMQEMNREANTIGSKASDVETARVVVEIKAELEKIREQIQNIE; encoded by the coding sequence ATGATCCGGAGCATGACCGGGTACGGCCGTGTCCAGCAGACGGTGCGCGGCTACCGAATCCTGTTGGAGATCAAGGCGGTCAACCACCGTTTCTTTGAATTTTCCGCTCGTGTGCCCAGACTGTACGGCTATCTGGAAGAAAAGCTGCGCACCTATGTGCAGCGGTTCCTCACGCGCGGGAAAGTGGAAGCGGTGCTCACCGTGGAGCCGGAAAACGGCGCGCAGACCAGTGTGATGCTCAACACACGTTTGGCCGCGAGCTACATAAACGCGTTGCGCGAGCTGCAGGCGCGTTTCAACCTCCAGGACGATCTTTCGGTTTCCACCGTGGCGCGGTATGCGGATCTGTTCTCGGTGGAAAAAGCGCCGGAAAACGAGGAAGATGTCTGGGAGGCCGTGCGTGAGGCGGCAGACACGGCACTTGAGGGGCTGGTGCGGATGCGTGAAGCCGAAGGCGCGCGCCTGCAGGCGGACATCACCGCGCGCGCGGAACGCATCCGCTCGCTGGTGGAGCAGGTGGAGCAGCGTTCTCCCCAGACGGTAGCCGAATACCGGGCCAGGCTCTCCACACATATGCGCGACGTGCTGGCGGATGCCAAGCTGGATGAAAACCGTATTTTGCTTGAGGCCGCCATCTATGCGGACAAGGTCTCGGTGGCGGAGGAAACGGTGCGTCTCAAAAGCCATCTCGCCCAGTTCGCCGCTATGCTGGAAGGCGGCGAACCGGTGGGGCGCAAGCTCGATTTCCTTATGCAGGAAATGAACCGCGAAGCCAACACCATCGGTTCAAAAGCTTCGGACGTGGAGACCGCCCGCGTGGTGGTCGAGATCAAGGCCGAATTGGAAAAGATCCGCGAGCAGATCCAGAACATCGAATAA
- the remA gene encoding extracellular matrix/biofilm regulator RemA has protein sequence MKLINIGFGNMVSASRLVAIVSPESAPVKRIVQDARKRGSLIDATYGRRTRAVIITDSDHVILSAVQPETVANRLSEERGGADAPETDAAEGEQDENA, from the coding sequence ATGAAACTCATCAATATCGGTTTCGGCAACATGGTATCGGCCAGCCGCCTGGTGGCGATCGTCAGTCCCGAGTCGGCTCCCGTCAAGCGCATCGTGCAGGATGCGCGCAAGCGCGGCTCGCTTATCGACGCCACCTACGGCCGCCGCACGCGCGCTGTCATCATCACCGACAGCGACCATGTCATCCTGTCGGCCGTGCAGCCCGAAACGGTAGCCAACCGGCTTTCCGAAGAGCGCGGCGGCGCCGATGCGCCCGAAACCGACGCGGCGGAAGGGGAGCAGGATGAAAATGCCTGA
- a CDS encoding D-alanyl-D-alanine carboxypeptidase family protein translates to MVRKWAACLAAVLLFVTVGPSARAAAVSARAYALVEQTTGRVIAGADMGERLPMASTTKIMTGLLACESGELDKTFTVPPEALTVEGSSMGLQPDESITLRALVYGLLLESGNDAANSIAMLLGGSVEGFAAQMNAKARALHLNDTHFANPSGLGADGHYTTALDLARLGAYAMKNPDFAQIVGTRRATVSYNGIANARTLINHNRLLGSYDGEIGIKTGFTKKSGRCLVSCARRGGVTLVLATLNDPDDWRDHAALLDQGFSELQARPLLAAPVERRVRVTDGARDTVAVRCDPAVSAALRAEETGQVAMQVRLPGKVEAPVRAGQKIGELRFTLDGAEIAHGDLLAVAAVAKAPPRPNPFVSFFRGVGAFFARLFGQKNQKSVASRA, encoded by the coding sequence GTGGTGCGGAAATGGGCGGCTTGTCTGGCGGCGGTGCTGCTGTTCGTTACGGTCGGGCCGTCCGCCCGCGCGGCGGCGGTGTCGGCGCGGGCGTATGCGCTGGTGGAGCAGACGACCGGCCGCGTGATCGCAGGCGCCGATATGGGCGAGCGGCTGCCGATGGCCAGCACGACCAAGATCATGACCGGGCTGCTGGCCTGCGAATCGGGCGAACTGGACAAAACGTTCACCGTGCCGCCCGAGGCGCTCACGGTGGAAGGGTCCTCCATGGGTCTGCAGCCGGACGAATCCATCACCCTGCGTGCGCTGGTCTACGGCCTGCTGCTCGAGAGCGGCAACGACGCGGCCAACAGCATCGCCATGCTGTTGGGCGGTTCCGTCGAGGGCTTTGCCGCGCAGATGAACGCCAAGGCGCGTGCACTGCATCTGAATGATACGCATTTTGCAAATCCCTCCGGTCTGGGGGCGGACGGCCATTATACCACCGCGCTCGACCTGGCTCGGCTGGGCGCATATGCGATGAAAAATCCCGATTTCGCGCAGATCGTGGGCACCAGGCGCGCTACGGTCTCTTATAACGGCATCGCCAACGCCCGCACGCTCATCAACCACAACCGTCTGCTGGGCAGCTATGACGGGGAGATCGGCATCAAGACCGGTTTTACGAAAAAAAGCGGGCGCTGTCTGGTTTCCTGCGCCAGACGCGGCGGTGTCACCCTGGTGCTGGCCACGCTGAACGACCCGGACGACTGGCGCGACCATGCCGCCCTGCTCGACCAGGGGTTTTCGGAGCTGCAGGCGCGGCCGCTGCTCGCCGCGCCTGTGGAGCGCCGTGTGCGGGTGACGGACGGAGCGCGGGATACCGTTGCCGTGCGGTGCGACCCCGCGGTTTCCGCCGCCTTGCGCGCGGAGGAAACCGGTCAGGTTGCTATGCAGGTGCGTCTGCCCGGCAAGGTGGAAGCACCCGTTCGCGCCGGGCAGAAGATCGGGGAACTGCGCTTTACGCTCGACGGCGCGGAGATCGCGCACGGCGACCTGTTGGCGGTTGCCGCCGTAGCAAAAGCGCCGCCCAGACCCAATCCGTTTGTTTCATTTTTCCGGGGTGTTGGCGCGTTTTTTGCGCGGCTGTTCGGGCAAAAAAATCAAAAAAGCGTCGCTTCCCGGGCCTGA
- the def gene encoding peptide deformylase encodes MAIRKIVTVGDDVLRKKSRVVTVFDQKLHLLLDDMRDTLLQADGLGLAAPQVGILKRAVVIRIGDEFVDFVNPEIIAAEGEQQELEGCLSIPGKWGITKRPAKVTIRAQDRNGNFFEKTGEGLLARAFCHETDHLDGVLYTDHALRILTPEELEKEEKRR; translated from the coding sequence ATGGCGATCCGTAAGATCGTGACCGTGGGGGACGATGTGCTCCGCAAGAAAAGCCGCGTGGTCACGGTGTTTGACCAGAAACTGCATCTTTTGCTGGACGATATGCGGGACACGTTGCTGCAGGCCGACGGACTCGGCCTGGCCGCGCCGCAGGTGGGTATCCTGAAGCGTGCGGTGGTCATCCGCATCGGTGACGAGTTCGTGGATTTTGTCAACCCCGAGATCATCGCTGCCGAGGGTGAACAGCAGGAGCTGGAAGGATGCCTGTCCATCCCCGGCAAATGGGGCATTACCAAGCGCCCCGCCAAAGTGACCATTCGGGCGCAGGACCGAAACGGCAACTTTTTTGAAAAAACCGGCGAAGGCCTGCTTGCCCGCGCTTTCTGTCATGAAACCGATCACCTCGACGGCGTGCTCTACACCGATCACGCTCTCCGCATCCTCACGCCGGAAGAGTTGGAAAAAGAGGAGAAGCGGAGATAA